A window of Enterobacter ludwigii genomic DNA:
GAGGCACAGCGCTCGCCTGGATTCAGGCGGTCATTGTTCATGGCCAGACACATGGAGCAACCCGGCAGGCGCCACTCGAAACCTGCTTCGATAAAGATCTTATCCAGACCTTCGGCTTCGGCCTGGGCTTTTACCGGGCCGGAACCCGGAACCACCAGTGCCTGTACGCCTGGTGCCACTTTACGACCTTTGGCAATCTCTGCGGCAGCGCGCAAGTCTTCGATACGGGAGTTGGTGCAGGAGCCAATAAATACTTTATCAATGGTTACGTCGGTCAACGGAACGCCAGGTTTCAGCCCCATGTAAGCCAGCGCTTTTTCCGCACTGGCGCGCTCGACCGGGTCAGCGAAAGAGGCCGGATCGGGAATGTTGTCGTTGACAGAAATCACCTGGCCCGGGTTGGTTCCCCAGGTCACCTGAGGGGCAATCTCCTCTGCCTGCAGCGTGACAACCGTATCAAAGGTTGCCCCGTCGTCAGTTTTCAGGGTTTTCCAGTACGCGACGGCTTCGTCAAAATCATCTCCTTTCGGGGCATGCAGACGACCTTTGACATAGTTGAAGGTGGTTTCGTCTGGCGCAACCAGACCGGCTTTGGCACCCATCTCAATGGCCATATTGCACAGGGTCATACGGCCTTCCATGCTCAGCGCCTGGATGGCCTCGCCGCAGAATTCCACTACATGACCGGTGCCGCCTGCACTGCCGGTTTTGCCAATAATCGCCAGCACGATGTCTTTTGCCGTGATACCCGGAGCGGCTTTACCCTTCACTTCAATCTTCATGGTTTTGGCACGACCCTGTTTCAGGGTCTGCGTGGCCAGTACGTGTTCAACTTCAGAGGTACCGATACCGAAGGCCAGTGCGCCGAACGCGCCGTGGGTCGCGGTATGGGAGTCACCGCAGACGATGGTCATCCCCGGCAGGGTAATCCCTTGCTCAGGCCCCATTACGTGGACGATGCCCTGATACGGATGGTTCAGGTCGTACAGCTCAACGCCAAACTCGTTGCAGTTCTTAATCAATTCCTGCATCTGGATACGCGCCATCTCACCTGACGCGTTGATGTCTTTGGTCTGCGTGGAGACGTTGTGATCCATGGTCGCGAAGGTCTTACCCGGCTGACGCACTGGACGCTTGTGCGCGCGCAGCCCGTCGAATGCCTGAGGAGAGGTCACTTCGTGCACCAGATGACGGTCGATGTACAGCAGCGGGGTTTCGTTTGGTGCTTCGTAAACAACGTGCGCATCAAACAACTTTTCATATAAGGTCTTCGCCATGATTACACCCCTTCAGCGACATAGCGGGCAATGATGTCGCCCATTTCATCGGTACTGACTGCCGCCGTGCCGCGTGCTAAATCACCGGTACGGACGCCTTCTTCTAACGCCCGGTTAATGGCGTTTTCAATTGCGGTTGCTGCATCGCCTGCATCCAGGCTGTAGCGCAGCAGCAGGGCCAGGGAGAGGATCTGCGCAATCGGGTTAGCAATGTTTTTGCCTGCAATATCCGGTGCGGAACCGCCCGCCGGTTCGTACAGACCAAAACCTTCTTCATTCAGGCTTGCGGATGGCAGCATGCCCATGGAGCCGGTGATCATCGCGCACTCGTCAGAAAGAATGTCGCCGAACAGGTTGGAGCACAGCAGCACGTCAAACTGGGACGGATCTTTAATCAGCTGCATGGTCGCGTTGTCGATGTACATATGCGACAGCGCGACGTCCGGGTACTGCTTAGCGACTTCGCCGACGATCTCACGCCACAGAATGGATGACTGCAGCACGTTCGCTTTATCAATGGAGGTCACTTTATGGCGGCGTTTGCGCGCAGACTCAAAAGCAATGTGGGCGATACGTTCGATTTCAAAACGGTGATACACCTCGGTATCAAACGCTTTTTCATGCTGGCCGCTGCCTTCGCGGCCTTTTGGCTGACCAAAATAGATGCCGCCGGTCAGCTCACGCACGCACAGAATGTCGAAACCGTTAGCTGCGATATCGGCACGAAGCGGGCAGAACTCTTCCAGGCCCTGATACAGCTTCGCCGGACGCAGGTTGCTGAACAGCTTGAAATGCTTACGCAGCGGCAGCAGTGCGCCACGCTCTGGTTGCTCTGCCGGTGGCAGGTGTTCCCATTTTGGACCACCGACTGAACCAAACAGCACGGCATCGGCATTTTCGCAGCCTTCGACGGTCGCTTTTGGCAACGGCGTCCCGTGATTATCAATCGCAATGCCGCCTACATCGTAGTGGCTGGTGGTGATTTTCATCGCAAAACGCGAACGAACGGCTTCCAGTACTTTCAGCGCCTGTGCCATCACTTCCGGGCCAATACCGTCACCCGGCAACACAGCAATATGGTAATTCTTCGACATTACACGGTTTCCTTTTTGTTCTCTTTATTCTGAGCCTTGCGTTGCAACTCTTTTTCGACTTCAGCGGCGCGCCAGATGTTGTTCAGAACATGCACCATCGCTTTCGCGGAGGATTCAACAATATCGGTTGCCAGACCTACACCATGGAAACGGCGGCCATTGTGAGTGACAACAATGTCGACCTGGCCCAGCGCATCTTTGCCATGACCTTTTGCCGTCAGGTCATATTTCACCAGCTCAACATCGTATTCAGTAACACGGTTAATCGCCTGATAGATGGCATCGACAGGACCATTGCCGTTCGCGGCTTCCGCTTTAATTTCATCACCACAGGCCAGTTTGACTGAGGCGGTTGCGATATCGCTGGAGCCTGACTGCACGTTGAAGTAATCCAGACGGAAGTGCTCTGGTTCTTCCTGCTGCTTGTTAATAAAGGCCAGCGCTTCCAGGTCATAGTCGAACACCTGACCTTTTTTGTCGGCCAGTTTCAGGAACGCGTCGTACAACTGATCCATGTTGTAATCGCTGTCCTGATAACCCATCTCTTCCATACGGTGTTTTACTGCGGCACGACCGGAACGCGAAGTCAGGTTCAACTGCACCTGGTTCAGACCGATCGATTCCGGAGTCATGATTTCGTAGTTTTCACGGTTCTTCAGCACGCCATCCTGGTGTATACCGGAGGAGTGCGCGAAGGCGCCAGTGCCGACGATCGCTTTGTTGGCCGGAATAGGCATGTTGCAAATCTGGCTGACGGTCTGGCTGGTGCGCCAGATTTCGTTGTGATTGATGCGGGTGTGCACGTCCATAATGTCTTTGCGCACTTTAATCGCCATGATCACTTCTTCCAGCGAGCAGTTACCGGCACGTTCACCGATACCGTTCATCGCGCCTTCAACCTGACGCGCGCCGGCGTGTACCGCGGCTATAGCATTGCCAACGGCCAGACCCAAATCATCATGGGTATGAACAGAGATAATAGCTTTATCAATATTCGGTACGCGCTCATACAGGCCAGTGATGATGTTGGAGAACTCAAAAGGCATGGTGTAACCGACGGTGTCCGGGATGTTGATGGTTTTGGCACCGGCGTTGATTGCGGCTTCAACCACACGCGCCAGGTCTTCAATCGGCGTACGGCCTGCATCCTCACAGGAGAATTCAACGTCATCGGTGTAGTTGCGTGCGCGCTTCACCATGTACACCGCGCGTTCAATCACTTCATCCAGGGTGCTGCGCAATTTGGTTGCGATATGCATCGGTGAAGTAGCAATAAAGGTATGAATGCGGAAGGCTTCGGCAACTTTCAGTGACTCAGCCGCGACGTCGATATCTTTCTCTACGCAGCGCGCCAGACCACATACGCGGCTGTTTTTAATGGTACGCGCAATGGTCTGGACGGATTCGAAATCACCCGGAGACGAGACAGGGAAACCTACCTCCATCACGTCGACGCCCATACGTTCGAGAGCCAACGCGATCTGCAGTTTCTCTTTTACACTCAGGCTTGCCTGCAACGCCTGTTCACCGTCACGTAATGTGGTATCGAAAATAATGACTTGCTGGCTCATGGGTTAGGTCCTTGTCAGTCTTAGGGCGCCTTGCTACGAGCATAAAAAAACCCGCGCAGTGGCGCGGGTTTTTAGTCTTACTGGTGACGATTCAACGCTGAATTTCGCCCGCCAGTCTACCGCGCACAGTGGATGCGTTTAGTAGTAGTAGACCGGTGAAACGAATGGTGCGAATCATGAATCGTGCTCCGTTAAATTCAATATGCTTTTAGTGGTACTGGATACGGCCTTTCATGTCAACCCCTGACGATAAAAACGGACCTGAAGGGCGTAACAGGCAAGATGCCTGCATTAGCTAATTGTGCTGGATTTTACTTTCATGACCCGACTAATTGTCTAATTTTGGACTTGAAAAACAGATTGCTGAAACAAATAAATATAATTGGTATAAATTGAGTAAAACACGTCGCAGTGAATGCATTATGCTTAAATTATTTTAATATCATTAAGTTATGGGTTTGGTGAATGTTTTTGATGTCGTTTAAATGCCAATGGAGATAACAGGTTGTTAACCAACTGTAGATGAATGGCGTTAACAGTTTAATAATACTTAAGTCATCATTAACTTTATGGTGATTGTATATTGGTTTGGTTTATGGTTTCATTCCTGGCATAAAGTTAAGTGTATCATTTTTGCGATCTTTTGTTTTTTTAGTCTTTGCATCATCTTTATATATTCCGAATTTTAAATAATTCTCTTTTGCTAATCGTATTTGCATGATAAATCATATTTTCCGGGATTATTATCGTACCTTGGCAAAGGGAGTGTAGCGTGACAGTGGAGTCTGAAGTGCCAGAAAATAATATTAAACAACCTCAAACTTCTGATGGGATTAAACCGCAATTACGCACGGTGGATCTTAATCTTCTGACGGTGTTTGATGCTGTCATGCAGGAACAGAATATTACCCGCGCGGCACAAGCGCTGGGGATGTCACAACCTGCCGTGAGTAATGCCGTTGCCAGACTTAAGGTCATGTTTAACGACGAATTATTTGTTCGTTATGGGCGCGGGATCCAACCCACGGCGCGCGCATTCCAGTTATTCGGTTCTATCCGGCAGGCATTACAGCTGGTTCAAAATGAGTTGCCGGGGTCCGGCTTTGAACCCTTAAGCAGTGAGCGAGTATTCCATCTTTGTGTCTGTAGCCCATTAGATAATTATTTAACCTCGATTATTTATAATAAGGTTGAAGAAATTGCGCCGAATATCAACCTTGTTTTTAAGTCATCCTTAAATCAAAACACAGAACATCAGTTACGCTATCAGGAGACGGAGTTTGTTCTGGGATATGAAGAATTCCGTCGACCTGAATTCTCCTGCGTGCCGCTGTTTAAGGATGAAATGGTTTTAGTTGCCAGTAAAAAACACCCACGGCTGAATTCTCCACTACGAGAAAGTGATGTTTATAGTGAACAGCACGCCGTTGTAGCACTCGACAGATATGCTTCCTTTAGCCTGCCGTGGTATGACTCCGTGGATAAACAGGCCAGCGTGGCTTATCAGGGGATGGCAATGGTTAGCGTATTAAACGTTGTCTCACAGACTCAGCTGGTCGCTATTGCGCCGCGTTGGCTGGCAGAAGAGTTTTCCGACCCGTTAAATCTGCAAATATTGCCACTGCCGCTCAAGCTGAATAGCCGTACCTGTTATCTTTCCTGGCATGAAGCTGCGGGGCGTGACAAAGGACATCAGTGGATGGAAGAGTTGCTTATTAGCATTTGCCGCCGGTAAACGCATCAGGGTAAATTGCATCGATATATGTGATTTATCCTGACTTCATTTTGATTATTGATATTTTATTCTGTTGTGATTTTTTTTGGCTGCTATCAGGCTCGCAAAAATAGATGAATTACTGAATCATCGCGCTTTTTAGCGATGATTTATCATCGCATCCTCTAATGCCAGATGAATTGACCACATCGCCTCCCAATGTCTGTTTTTTCTGCTTTAAGTACCTCTTCTCTCTGCCGGTTTGCTAATTGCCTGCCTCATAACGAGCGGTTAAGGTAAGGATCACTCTGCAAAATATAAGATTGGTTTATCCCAATCGTAAGACGGTGCGGAAATGAATTCGGCAGTCCGTCTATAACAAAATGCCTGGAGGCAAAGCATGGAGATGTTGTCTGGCGCGGAAATGGTCGTGCGATCGCTTATCGATCAGGGCGTGAAGCAAGTGTTCGGCTACCCTGGCGGCGCAGTCCTTGATATCTATGATGCGCTGCATACGGTAGGTGGCATTGACCATGTTCTGGTACGCCACGAGCAGGCGGCAGTTCATATGGCTGACGGCCTGGCACGTGCAACGGGTGAAGTGGGCGTGGTCTTGGTCACGTCAGGTCCTGGTGCAACTAACGCCATCACCGGTATTGCAACGGCGTATATGGACTCTATCCCGCTGGTGATCCTCTCAGGGCAGGTGGCGACCTCACTGATCGGCTACGATGCGTTTCAGGAGTGCGACATGGTGGGGATTTCGCGTCCCGTTGTGAAGCACAGCTTCCTGGTAAAGCAAACCGAAGACATTCCTGGCATCCTGAAAAAGGCCTTCTGGCTGGCGGCAAGCGGGCGTCCGGGACCGGTGGTGGTCGATCTGCCTAAAGATATCCTGAACCCGGCAAACAAACTGCCTTATGTCTGGCCAGAATCGGTCAGCATGCGCTCTTATAACCCAACAACGCAGGGGCATAAAGGTCAGATCAAGCGAGCGTTGCAAACGCTTCTGGCGGCCAAAAAACCGGTGGTTTATGTCGGCGGCGGGGCGATCAATTCTGCCTGCGAAGTACAGCTTCGTGAACTGATTGAGAAGCTTAACCTTCCTGTAGCGTCATCGTTGATGGGGCTTGGGGCATTCCCGGCCACCCACCCTCAGGCGCTGGGAATGCTGGGTATGCACGGTACCTATGAAGCCAACATGACTATGCATCATTCTGACGTGATCTTTGCGGTCGGGGTGCGCTTTGACGATCGTACTACCAACAATCTGGCGAAGTATTGTCCGAACGCCACCGTGCTGCATATTGATATCGATCCGACGTCAATTTCAAAAACGGTGTCGGCGGATGTGCCGATCGTCGGTGATGCTCGTCAGGTTCTGGAGCAAATGCTGGATCTGCTGGCCCAGGAGAACGCTACCCAGCCGCTGGATGAGATCCGTGACTGGTGGCAGCAGATTGATCGGTGGCGTGCGCGCCAGTGTCTGAAATATGACACGCAAAGCGAAAACATTAAGCCGCAGGCGGTTATCGAAGCGGTGTGGCGACTGACGAAAGGTGAGGCTTACGTGACCTCAGACGTGGGGCAGCACCAGATGTTTGCCGCCCTGTATTACCCGTTTGATAAACCGCGACACTGGATCAACTCGGGCGGCTTAGGAACGATGGGCTTTGGTCTACCTGCGGCGCTGGGCGTGAAGCTGGCACTGCCGAATGAAACCGTCGTCTGCGTAACCGGGGACGGCAGTATCCAGATGAACATTCAGGAGTTGTCTACCGCGCTGCAGTATGAACTGCCGGTTCTCGTGCTGAACCTGAATAACGGCTACCTGGGTATGGTCAAACAGTGGCAGGATATGATCTATTCAGGCCGCCATTCACAGTCATATATGAAATCGCTGCCGGATTTTGTTCGTCTTGCTGAAGCTTACGGTCACGTTGGCATGCGGGTGACAGATCCAGCTGAGCTGGAAACGAAGCTCGCTGAAGCGCTTGAACACGTTAAAAACAACCGCCTCGTCTTTATGGATGTGATTGTTGATGGGACCGAGCACGTTTATCCGATGCATATTCGCGGTGGTGGTATGGATGAAATGTGGTTAAGCAAAACGGAGAGAACCTGATATGCGCCGGATATTATCTGTGTTACTGGAAAACGAGTCTGGCGCACTGTCGCGCGTCATTGGGCTATTTGCGCAGCGCGGCTATAACATTGAAAGCCTGACCGTTGCACCGACGGACGATCCGACGCTGTCGCGGATGACCATTCAAACCGTCGGCGATGCCAAAGTGCTTGAGCAAATTGAGAAGCAACTGCATAAGCTGGTTGATGTACTGCGCGTGAGCGAGCTGGGGCAGGGGGCCTATGTTGAGCGTGAGGTCATGCTGGTGAAAATCCAGGCCACCGGCTACGGACGTGAGGAGGTCAAACGCAGTGCGGATATCTTCCGTGGGCAGATTATCGACGTCACGCCTTCCCTCTATACGGTTCAACTGGTCGGTACAAGTGACAAGCTGGATGCTTTCCTGGCGTCCGTGCGGGATGTAGCAAAAATTGTTGAGGTCGCGAGATCGGGCGTGGTTGGCCTGTCACGCGGCGAGAAAATCATGCGTTAGTTGTCAAAAAGGTTCGCCTCTTTCAGCCCGGTCACCAAAGCCGGGCTTTTTTTTGCGTAATCAGCCGACAACGCAGATAAAAGCGGTTGCCGCGAAGGCTTTTCTGCGTTTAGATGTTAAAAGATTTAACCATAACCTTGACAGGGCCATGGACTCTTTTCTTTTTTTAAGGGGCAATTGTGAAACTGGATGAAATCGCCCGGCTAGCCGGCGTGTCACGAACAACGGCCAGCTATGTGATTAACGGTAAAGCAAAGCAGTACCGTGTCAGCGATAAGACCGTTGAAAAAGTTATGGCGGTGGTTCGTGAACATAACTACCATCCGAATGCTGTCGCAGCCGGTTTGCGTGCCGGGCGCACCCGCTCTATTGGTCTGGTGATCCCGGATCTGGAAAACACCAGCTACACCCGTATCGCTAACTATCTTGAACGTCAGGCTCGCCAGCGTGGCTATCAATTGCTGATTGCCTGCTCGGAAGACCAGCCCGACAACGAGATGCGCTGCATTGAGCACCTGCTCCAGCGTCAGGTGGATGCCATCATCGTTTCGACCTCTTTGCCGCCAGAGCATCCGTTTTATCAGCGCTGGGCTAACGATTCGTTCCCGATTGTTGCGCTGGATCGCGCCCTGGATCGCGAACACTTCACCAGTGTTGTGGGAGCCGATCAGGATGATGCGGAAATGCTGGCTGCAGAGCTAAGAACCTTTCCGGCTGAAACCGTGCTTTATCTTGGCGCGCTGCCGGAGCTGTCTGTGAGCTTCCTCCGTGAACAGGGATTCAGGACCGCCTGGAAAGACGATCCGCGTGAGGTTCACTATCTCTATGCTAACAGCTATGAACGTGAAGCAGCCGCGCAGCTGTTCGAGAAATGGCTGGAGACGCACCCGATGCCTCAGGCATTGTTCACCACCTCGTTTGCTCTTCTGCAAGGTGTAATGGATGTGACCTTACGTCGGGAAGGTAAGCTGCCATCAGACCTGGCCATTGCCACTTTCGGTGATAACGAACTGCTCGATTTCCTCCAGTGCCCGGTGCTGGCGGTGGCGCAACGTCATCGTGATGTGGCTGAACGTGTACTGGAGATTGTGCTGGCGAGCCTGGATGAGCCGCGGAAACCGAAGCCGGGCCTGACTCGTATCAAACGTAATCTCTACCATCGCGGAATTTTAAGCCGCAACAAATGAAATGACTGGGGCGGCGAAATCTGCCCCATTTTGTTGTAATAATTCGCATAGATAATTCCCTGACAGAAATTAGGATAATTCCTTAGGAATCATAATCGGCTATTTCTCTTAATTCATTTTGACTTTTAAAATGAGCGTCAAAGAACTTTTAAGCGGGTTTAAGCACCTATTTTTGTATTGTTTTGTTACAAAGCCTATTCGGTCGATGAATATTCAGACGTTTTTCCTTCTCCTGTGTCCGCTTGCATGCCAGCCGCCGTGCTTATTGAGCGCGGTGATGAATCTGGCGCTGTTATCCCCTGAGAATCTGTCATAAAATGCTGCCCGCGTCGCAAACTGACACTTTATATTTATCTGCGATGATATTGAGTGAGTCTTAACGCTCGTGTGCATATTCGGTTTTTTTCTTACAAATATTCATAACGTTAATTTTGCCTCGCCAGTTGTGCAGTTATTAACCAGGACTGTTTAACTCTGTAAATAGAGGGCATTTGAGTCCTTACAGGGAGAGTCCTGGCTTGACAAGCTTTTCCCTCGCTCCGTAAACTCCTTTAGGTGGGAATTTGTGGGTTAAAGTGGTGAGGAGGGGTGAGACTGGCATGTTCCGTGGAGCTACGTTAGTCAATCTCGACAGCAAAGGGCGTTTATCGGTACCAACCCGATACCGCGACCAGCTGATTGAGAACGCTGCGGGTCAAATGGTTTGCACCATTGACATTAACTCCCCCTGCCTGCTGCTTTACCCCTTGCCTGAATGGGAAATTATTGAGCAAAAGCTGTCGCGACTGTCGAGCATGAACCCGCAGGAACGCCGCGTGCAGCGGTTGTTATTGGGACATGCGAGTGAGTGTCAGATGGATAACGCAGGGCGATTACTGATTGCACCTGTGTTGCGGCAACATGCCGGTCTGACCAAAGAAGTGATGCTGGTCGGGCAGTTCAACAAGTTTGAACTGTGGGACGAAACGACCTGGTATCAACAGGTCAAGGAAGATATCGACGCTGAGCAGTCTGATTCTGCAACATTATCGGAACGGCTGCAGGACTTGTCTCTATAAATATGATGGAAAATTATAAACATACAACGGTGTTACTGGACGAGGCCGTTAACGGCCTGAATATTCGTCCGGATGGCATCTACATTGATGGCACTTTTGGTCGCGGTGGCCATTCGCGTTTGATCCTCTCCCAACTTGGAGCGGAAGGACGTCTGCTGGCAATCGATCGCGATCCGCAGGCGATTGCTGTGGCGCAAACCATCGATGACCCACGCTTTTCCATCGTGCATGGACCTTTCTCTGCGCTCGCGGAATATGTTGCTGAGCGCGGCCTGACGGGCAAGATCGACGGGATTCTTCTCGATCTTGGCGTCTCTTCACCACAGCTTGATGACGCTGAACGTGGCTTTTCCTTTATGCGTGATGGTCCGCTGGACATGCGTATGGACCCGACTCGTGGCCAATCTGCTGCTGAGTGGTTACAGACTGCTGACGAAGCCGATATTGCATGGGTAATCAAAACCTTCGGCGAGGAGCGCTTTGGCAAACGTATTGCGCGCGCCATTGTTGAGCGTAACCGCATTGAGCCAATGACCCGCACTAAAGAGCTGGCCGAGGTGATCGCGGCGGCGACACCGGTGAAGGATAAACACAAACATCCCGCGACCCGTACCTTCCAGGCGGTTCGCATCTGGGTAAACAGTGAACTGGAGGAAATAGAGCTGGCGCTAAAAAGCTCGCTCGACGTGCTGGCCCCGGGTGGGC
This region includes:
- the leuA gene encoding 2-isopropylmalate synthase, yielding MSQQVIIFDTTLRDGEQALQASLSVKEKLQIALALERMGVDVMEVGFPVSSPGDFESVQTIARTIKNSRVCGLARCVEKDIDVAAESLKVAEAFRIHTFIATSPMHIATKLRSTLDEVIERAVYMVKRARNYTDDVEFSCEDAGRTPIEDLARVVEAAINAGAKTINIPDTVGYTMPFEFSNIITGLYERVPNIDKAIISVHTHDDLGLAVGNAIAAVHAGARQVEGAMNGIGERAGNCSLEEVIMAIKVRKDIMDVHTRINHNEIWRTSQTVSQICNMPIPANKAIVGTGAFAHSSGIHQDGVLKNRENYEIMTPESIGLNQVQLNLTSRSGRAAVKHRMEEMGYQDSDYNMDQLYDAFLKLADKKGQVFDYDLEALAFINKQQEEPEHFRLDYFNVQSGSSDIATASVKLACGDEIKAEAANGNGPVDAIYQAINRVTEYDVELVKYDLTAKGHGKDALGQVDIVVTHNGRRFHGVGLATDIVESSAKAMVHVLNNIWRAAEVEKELQRKAQNKENKKETV
- the ilvN gene encoding acetolactate synthase small subunit — translated: MRRILSVLLENESGALSRVIGLFAQRGYNIESLTVAPTDDPTLSRMTIQTVGDAKVLEQIEKQLHKLVDVLRVSELGQGAYVEREVMLVKIQATGYGREEVKRSADIFRGQIIDVTPSLYTVQLVGTSDKLDAFLASVRDVAKIVEVARSGVVGLSRGEKIMR
- the cra gene encoding catabolite repressor/activator; translation: MKLDEIARLAGVSRTTASYVINGKAKQYRVSDKTVEKVMAVVREHNYHPNAVAAGLRAGRTRSIGLVIPDLENTSYTRIANYLERQARQRGYQLLIACSEDQPDNEMRCIEHLLQRQVDAIIVSTSLPPEHPFYQRWANDSFPIVALDRALDREHFTSVVGADQDDAEMLAAELRTFPAETVLYLGALPELSVSFLREQGFRTAWKDDPREVHYLYANSYEREAAAQLFEKWLETHPMPQALFTTSFALLQGVMDVTLRREGKLPSDLAIATFGDNELLDFLQCPVLAVAQRHRDVAERVLEIVLASLDEPRKPKPGLTRIKRNLYHRGILSRNK
- the mraZ gene encoding division/cell wall cluster transcriptional repressor MraZ, with the protein product MFRGATLVNLDSKGRLSVPTRYRDQLIENAAGQMVCTIDINSPCLLLYPLPEWEIIEQKLSRLSSMNPQERRVQRLLLGHASECQMDNAGRLLIAPVLRQHAGLTKEVMLVGQFNKFELWDETTWYQQVKEDIDAEQSDSATLSERLQDLSL
- the ilvI gene encoding acetolactate synthase 3 large subunit; protein product: MEMLSGAEMVVRSLIDQGVKQVFGYPGGAVLDIYDALHTVGGIDHVLVRHEQAAVHMADGLARATGEVGVVLVTSGPGATNAITGIATAYMDSIPLVILSGQVATSLIGYDAFQECDMVGISRPVVKHSFLVKQTEDIPGILKKAFWLAASGRPGPVVVDLPKDILNPANKLPYVWPESVSMRSYNPTTQGHKGQIKRALQTLLAAKKPVVYVGGGAINSACEVQLRELIEKLNLPVASSLMGLGAFPATHPQALGMLGMHGTYEANMTMHHSDVIFAVGVRFDDRTTNNLAKYCPNATVLHIDIDPTSISKTVSADVPIVGDARQVLEQMLDLLAQENATQPLDEIRDWWQQIDRWRARQCLKYDTQSENIKPQAVIEAVWRLTKGEAYVTSDVGQHQMFAALYYPFDKPRHWINSGGLGTMGFGLPAALGVKLALPNETVVCVTGDGSIQMNIQELSTALQYELPVLVLNLNNGYLGMVKQWQDMIYSGRHSQSYMKSLPDFVRLAEAYGHVGMRVTDPAELETKLAEALEHVKNNRLVFMDVIVDGTEHVYPMHIRGGGMDEMWLSKTERT
- the rsmH gene encoding 16S rRNA (cytosine(1402)-N(4))-methyltransferase RsmH, with translation MMENYKHTTVLLDEAVNGLNIRPDGIYIDGTFGRGGHSRLILSQLGAEGRLLAIDRDPQAIAVAQTIDDPRFSIVHGPFSALAEYVAERGLTGKIDGILLDLGVSSPQLDDAERGFSFMRDGPLDMRMDPTRGQSAAEWLQTADEADIAWVIKTFGEERFGKRIARAIVERNRIEPMTRTKELAEVIAAATPVKDKHKHPATRTFQAVRIWVNSELEEIELALKSSLDVLAPGGRLSIISFHSLEDRIVKRFMREQSRGPQVPAGLPMTEEQLRKLGGRQLRALGKLMPGEEEVAENPRARSSVLRVAERTNA
- the leuB gene encoding 3-isopropylmalate dehydrogenase — translated: MSKNYHIAVLPGDGIGPEVMAQALKVLEAVRSRFAMKITTSHYDVGGIAIDNHGTPLPKATVEGCENADAVLFGSVGGPKWEHLPPAEQPERGALLPLRKHFKLFSNLRPAKLYQGLEEFCPLRADIAANGFDILCVRELTGGIYFGQPKGREGSGQHEKAFDTEVYHRFEIERIAHIAFESARKRRHKVTSIDKANVLQSSILWREIVGEVAKQYPDVALSHMYIDNATMQLIKDPSQFDVLLCSNLFGDILSDECAMITGSMGMLPSASLNEEGFGLYEPAGGSAPDIAGKNIANPIAQILSLALLLRYSLDAGDAATAIENAINRALEEGVRTGDLARGTAAVSTDEMGDIIARYVAEGV
- the leuC gene encoding 3-isopropylmalate dehydratase large subunit, which translates into the protein MAKTLYEKLFDAHVVYEAPNETPLLYIDRHLVHEVTSPQAFDGLRAHKRPVRQPGKTFATMDHNVSTQTKDINASGEMARIQMQELIKNCNEFGVELYDLNHPYQGIVHVMGPEQGITLPGMTIVCGDSHTATHGAFGALAFGIGTSEVEHVLATQTLKQGRAKTMKIEVKGKAAPGITAKDIVLAIIGKTGSAGGTGHVVEFCGEAIQALSMEGRMTLCNMAIEMGAKAGLVAPDETTFNYVKGRLHAPKGDDFDEAVAYWKTLKTDDGATFDTVVTLQAEEIAPQVTWGTNPGQVISVNDNIPDPASFADPVERASAEKALAYMGLKPGVPLTDVTIDKVFIGSCTNSRIEDLRAAAEIAKGRKVAPGVQALVVPGSGPVKAQAEAEGLDKIFIEAGFEWRLPGCSMCLAMNNDRLNPGERCASTSNRNFEGRQGRGGRTHLVSPAMAAAAAVTGHFADIRSLK
- the leuO gene encoding transcriptional regulator LeuO, with protein sequence MPENNIKQPQTSDGIKPQLRTVDLNLLTVFDAVMQEQNITRAAQALGMSQPAVSNAVARLKVMFNDELFVRYGRGIQPTARAFQLFGSIRQALQLVQNELPGSGFEPLSSERVFHLCVCSPLDNYLTSIIYNKVEEIAPNINLVFKSSLNQNTEHQLRYQETEFVLGYEEFRRPEFSCVPLFKDEMVLVASKKHPRLNSPLRESDVYSEQHAVVALDRYASFSLPWYDSVDKQASVAYQGMAMVSVLNVVSQTQLVAIAPRWLAEEFSDPLNLQILPLPLKLNSRTCYLSWHEAAGRDKGHQWMEELLISICRR
- the leuL gene encoding leu operon leader peptide translates to MIRTIRFTGLLLLNASTVRGRLAGEIQR